In the Pelmatolapia mariae isolate MD_Pm_ZW linkage group LG10_11, Pm_UMD_F_2, whole genome shotgun sequence genome, tccagcaccATGCCACAaacctcaaactggtttcttaagCACAACAGTGAGTTCACTATTATTTTACTCAACTGGTCTTCACAATATCCAGATCTCAACCTAACAGAGCACCTTCAGGATGCTCTATTAGGTTATTCCCATCGTGTGCAGCTGACAAAACGTCAGCAACTGTGTGCTGCTATCATGTCAGTctgaaccaaaatctctgaggaatgtgtCTCATGTTCCTCAATGAAAAAAGATCAACTATCATTTGTAACCTTTCTTGCAATTGCAGCCTATCAAGAACCAAAACCactgtgctgctctgacccACCCTCCCGCCTTCCCTTGCAAACTTTCCTACAAGTTTGGGTTACTTTACTGTCTAGCACAGTAAAGGAGAAAACATCTTAGATCAGGAAGGTGATGCATCAAAAAATACCTCAATGTCAAACATTACAAAAAACCATAAAACAGATGCACTTTAGCTTCAGGAACTCTTCAATGCGCAGCCTTACCTCAATGATAGCATCCTCAGGCATTTCCTCTGGTACAGACTCCACACACTGCTCTTTGTATGGAACTAGAGGAGCAATACTCGATGCAGACACTATGATGGGTCCAGCAGAGAAAGGGATAGACCTGATGACACCGTTGCTGTCATACAGTGGGCTGTCACGGGTGTTGGATGAAGACTCTAGCTCAGGGACCACCTCGTCTTGGGGCTCAACTTTAACCAGGCAGGTATTGGGTGGAGTCTGCATGACCTCATCTGCGATCTTAAAAATTGCCTCCAAGTTGATTTCACAGTTTTTCACCTCCTGCTTCTCATTTTTCTGCAGGCATTGGTTATTGTCTTGGAAACACAACATACCGACAGGATATCCTGCCTAAAAAGGTGATATAAAAGCATATGTTAAAGATGGCCCAAATACTCATCTTCCTATACCACTCATTGACTTGTTACGTCACATGACAGTGGTCCTACCTGATAATAACTCTGAGGCGAGAATAAGCCTGTCTGAAGGCCACCACCTGCCATATGAGGGGCCACAAGGTTGGGATGATAGCAATGACCAACTTCAGGAAGGACAAAAGATAGCATGTTAAGTGAAGTGGTACACTGGCTATATTTTACTAAATAATATTTAATGCTTACGTGGGGAATAGTAGCCAGGCCGGTACTGAGCATTACAAGGACTATAACTGGTGAAATTTGGACTTCCATGGTTTGCGTGGGccagaaaattctgctgaatGTGCACAGCATTGGAGCTTGAGTTTACTCCAGTGTAAAGGCGGTTTAAGGGTACTGGTGGCTCTTTGCCTGaggaaaacaaagcagaaggAAGAGCCGCAGCCCTCATCAGGAATCGTGGTGGGATGGGGGTCCCAGTGTAGGCTTGGGTTTTACTTGGATAGTAAGGAGGAGTGGCCTTTTGATTTGTGGGGCTCGGCAGCAAAGAGCCTCCCGAAGAAACTGGAAGAGACAAAGCACAACAACGACCTGTCAGACAGTACGAGAGGGCTTAAGTGTTGGTACAGGAGGGGACAGACTTATTGTCCTTAATAAGTTCAATATGGTGTAACATATTGACAGAAAATATTACCTGCTGACAGAAAACCCTATCAGCAGGTAATATTTCTTGAAAACATCTGAGTATTTTCTCTGTGACATGTAAGATTGTCAAATGAAAGTTTAGTAATTCCTCTGGtcaacagaaaaatatatttagaaTACTCTTAAATGAGGTCAACTCTCCAGCAACACTTATAGTACAGCTTTATTACTTATGTCAAGGTCATCCCtaatgaaggccacaagccCAAACATGTCGATCAAGTAATAAAGCTGTGCTTCAACCTCTTTAGACCCTTGTTCTAAAGAGGAAGTAGGCGAAGTTGCGGCAGAAagctttgttctgttttaaagaATATTCTTCAGTTACAAAGTTTATGTACATAAAATGGGACAGTGTTGTATTTTCTAAGGAGCTGATGACCCTTTTTACACAGAACTGTTGTGCACTTTTACAGAAACTACTCTTGTGGCTGAGGAACGGTTAGTGTGAACCTGAGCACCTCAGGGAAACCATATATTTCCACTATTATCCCTTAATAGCACTTGCCTCTTCTCATAGATATTCCTCTGTCGTCTCCATCCGGATACAGGCGCTGATATCCGCTCGGGGACCGGCACTTTATGTTCAGACCGGCTTGCAGCTTGGCCTTATTGTCCACGGTGAGCCTCCTCAGCCTCGCAACGAGTTCAGGCTGGTCTCGCTTGAAGTTGGGGTTGTAAAAGCTTTGATACTCCTTgccgtccaggtcctgttgagggTCGGCCTTCTTGAACCCGTACAAGTTGAGCTGACGGACAAAGCTGGAGAAGTTGGTGGTTTTGAAGGAGTCAGCGCTGCCCGCGGTGATGGCACTTGGAGACAGGATCTGCTTCTCGAACAGCTGCTGGTCAATGACGATTACCTCGCCCTGGCGGTCCCAGCAGATGGCGTTATAGGCCGGGTTGTTCACCAGACGCCACAGCTTAGCAGGAAAATTGCTGGGGTTGATTGAGTCCGGGAGTGAATTTAAACCGACTTCCATGCCTCTGCCTGTGCAACTGAGACAGGTATAACAATATTAAACAGCCCTGGTCAAAGCAGCTAACCGAGCCAAGATTTGACATGTTTATAACGTTACTATTTAACTTTAGTTTATGTCTTACATACACTCAAGTTATAACAAGTTAACAAAGTTATTTAACCACCATTCATTATATGAAACACATAATTACCCCTGTTAATGATAACggattaaaccttttttttaattataaataaaatgctgtaaaaagtaaaatgttatCTTTCACTGTTTCTGTTACTCTGCTAGCATTAGCTAACATTAGCAGTGGCTGTGTTATCTTCTCAAACAGCCTCTCCTAAGTAAAGAACTTTTTAGTTAAGAGCTGTTAAAGTTGTATCCATCTCCATATTGTCTCATATATTTTAAGTAAGGTTAAATctaaaataaacactgtaataaCTGCACCTGTATCACCAAGTCGCACTAGGAACCGTTGGAAGTTCACTGCCGTTGGTGGAGGTGCTGGAGTTCAATGTGACATCCCTCCGTTACTTTAAACAACGCTTAATTTTTGGGGACTACAAAGACCAAGATCCTTTCACATTTCAACACCGAAACTGGGCCCTAAACATCACACAGAGAGCCAAAAACTGTTTACAGCCTCTGGTTTACATGCTTTTGTTGCCATAGGCACACAAATGCCTTTAGGTAATATATGTTACTTTTAAACTGTTTTGCAAATAGCTCCAATGAATGCATCGCAGGTTCTCACACAGCCTGCTGTTTATAGCTTACATTTCACATCATCTGAGTTTATTTCTGAGTTTATTTACTTGCAGCTTCATACAAGACGCAAGATGATGAGCCTCTCCAAAGTTGGATGTGGCACAGCAACAGTGCAGTGACAAAAGCAGGTTAATTATCCATGATAAACAAATaagaaacaaaatgtgaaaaaacgaTGTTAACTGTTGAAAGAGATTTGACTGGTAACATAACCAGTGTTTAGGTCAATGGAATTAATAGATGTCACCAAGCACATGTGGTGTGAAACTGTACCAAATGAAAACACGCTGAGCTGTGTCGCCACCTAGTGATAAGGGagtagtttattattattattattattattattgttgttgttgtgattattattattattatttgtatttagATGTAGACAGCATCATCTATCTACattttgtgaaaacaaaaaatctcaCTGCCAATCCAGTAAAATACATCTAATTTGTATCCTTTCATTGTCAAAATCCGATGTGTTGCTAATTCTATGTAATATTAACAACCTGTTAAAAACATTACATGAGACTGGTGTGTAGCACCGCTTGAGGAGAACGTGATGCCTTTGTTCAGGGAAGCAAATTCTGAAGTCAGTGAAACAATAACTCCAATCTCCACATTTCGACTTTTCTTCGGATTAGGTTTTTCgactttaatctcaaaatttCGACTTTATTGTCAAAATGAtcaataatatttttgtttcttaagGTGGCCCTAATACTATGTCGTAAATATCGCTTTAGTTTATTATCAAACCTGGCAGCTCTGCACTCACCTTCAAGACTGAGGACGTGGTGAGAGCCCTCAGGAGGACCAGGGAGAGGAGCTCACCCGGCCCTGACAACATCAGCAGTCGAGTTCTGAGGCACTGTGCAGGGCAACTAGGAAGTGTGTTCCGGACTCTATTTCAACACTCAATTGACAGTCACACTGTCCCCCAGCTGTGGAAACACTCCACAGTCATCCCCATCCCCAAAAGAAACAACCCAAAGTCTCTCAATGATCTTCATCCTGTGGCCCTTACCTCCCTGGTGATGAAGGCCATGGAGAAGATCATAAAACAGCACATTGTAAGAGCAACTGACCCCCTgatggacccacttcagtttgcttaCCGTGCACGCAGAGGCGTCGATGATGCAAAAATCTTCATCTTGGACTCCatccacaaacatctggagctccCTGACTCCTCCGCCAGACTTCTCTTTGCTGGTTTTTCATCAGCGTTCAACACTCTGCAGCCTCATATCCTGGCCATTAAACTTTCTTCCCGATTTCACCTGCTAATCCTGTGGATATTGGACTTTTTGACCAACAGGACTCAGAAAGTTAGGGTCACCACCTCTCTTTCTGGTCTCTGTTCCACCTCCACTGGCTCCccccagggctgtgtgctctcccccctgctcttcatcctctaGACCGAtgactgcagatccacacaGCCCAACTGTCACCTGGTGAAATATCCTGACGACACAGTTCTCCTTTCACTGCTGTCAGGCCCCTCACAACACCACGGACCCGCTCTTCAGAAGTCTGTagagtggtgtgacagctccaaacttgaactgaacgtgagcaaaaccaaagagatggtggtgaccttctccagtaggcagagggatctggctgcttcagtcaccaccaccatccatGGGAAGCCTGTGGAGGTAGTTGAGGAGTACAAATACTTGGGAACCATCTTTGACAACCTCCTGAAATTCTCTGCTAACACAGAGGAGATTCTCAGGAGGTGCCACCAAGGGCTACACCTCCTTAGGAAACTCAACTCCTTTGGAGTCAGCACACCCatcatgatgactttttactatgccttcctggaaagcatcatgaccttctccattacctgctggttccactccctcagccttcagaacaggaacagactgcagcacactgcatcagtgtgcTCAAAAATCATTGGCCTGCCTGTCAGAACTCTTGCACAGGTTTTCAGCCAACAAGGCCATTAGACAGGCAGCCAAAATTATTAATgacccctctcacattcttcACCCCGCATTTCAATGGCTCCCCTCTGGGCGGCGCCTCCGCTGCActtcctgcaggactgagaggaggagagccacctttgtccccaaagccactctgctttttaactccagTCATAAGACCATTTCCCACACCCATAAACATAAACTACTCTACACTCTTTTTTATGCTGCCGacactttattcacttttagTCACTCACAGTTATTTATACACTtattcagtcactttaattttaaaactgtgtatatactgtatattttaagtatttttatctcattcttattgcctgtttatgCCCTGTCCTTATTTTTAacgtcatgctgctctgttgtatcttaattgccccttggggataaataaagtctctctgattctgattctgattatgtGCATGGATTTTTATTCAGGCGGACTACAGGGACGCCTCTGGGTTGCTAGGGCCTTATAAAGTGACGTAATATCTAGGCGACTAGAAAATCATCATAATATTAGTCGGTGTGATTGTTTAGTGTTTGTTTGATTATTTCGTCCGAACATAATGGCACTAGAAACAGTCCCCAAAGACCTGCGCCACCTGAGAGCCTGTCTGCTTTGTTCGTTAGTGAAGGTAAATCTTTATCTGAGAGAAAAACACTGTGAGGCTAGCTCCTGTGCTAACGTGGTGTTCTGCGCAGTGTTTTCCTCCTGTTTGGCCTAACAGGAATTAAAACTTCGAAATGACGCTTGGTTGCTTTTAGTCAAGGAATTATACCTAAGTATTCACTGGGGCTTTTTTGTTTACAAAAAGACATCTGTGCTAGTTTGTTTGGTTTCTAGTCCCACGATAACGACTTGGGGCCGTACTAGAAAAATGTACAGAATGGCAGAGCCTGGGTAGAAGGTGATATTATTGTGACAAAACGCAGAATAACGttattgggggttttttttcttaaggtggacaataagaaaagaaacaaggtgGACAATAATGGCTTATTGTCCACTGAAGCGAAACTAAATATTTTGAGATTAACTTTAATGTTAAAAATCCACGAGAAATGAAACTAGAAACATTTATTGTTCCTCAATGCTTCCTCAGTGATTTATTTTGTAAGGTCGGGCGTGCAGGCAATCTGACTTTACTTTTGATAaattaaaggtttttattttggaGAGATTTCATTTACAGTATAGCATGTTTACAGTAGTTTAAATGCGggcttctttttgtttgtttgtttgtttgttttttggcaaataccaGAAATGACACTTTGGCACAACACCAACACACAATCCCATctcactttattattattattattattattattattattattattacaaaccCATctcactttattattattattattattattattatgattacagtagtagtagtattaatactattattatttaaccATGCACAGCCGTTATCAGTGGATATGCCAAGGTTTGTTGGCATCATTATCTATGGTGGGTTCCAATATATGTATGACCCTCATTAGAAATAATAGTCTTGCTACACTGAAGTGCAGTATTTGTAAAGCAGTTAATATTTCTCAAGTAATGTCTCACTTCTCATTTTTGATCCTTTCTTCTGGCTCTTTTTATTGGACTCATGCAATCTGATACCTCACttttctcttgctctcttccAATTTAGACCATTGACCAGTTTGAATATGATGGCTGTGACAACTGTGAGTCATACCTCCAGATGAAGGGGAACCGAGAGATGGTGTATGAATGCACAAGTTCCTCCTTTGATGGGTAAGTGTTGACTAAGCAGTAACTAtgtgtttctttgtctgttCTTCCCTATGGTTTACTGACATTGATTAAATGTTTATAGTGTGATCGCCATGATGAGTCCTGAAGATAGCTGGGTGGCTAAATGGCAGAGAATAGGTAAGGATCTGCTGAAGCATACAgtcatggtttaaaaaaaagaagaagaagaaagtacaTTCAGTTCTCAGGTTTTATgtatcaggacataataaaaaatgtgacattgttcattatttatttaagacAAAAAGGAGACACTGTTTCTGGAAAAACGAAGTACATCTTACACTGCTTTTATAATAATTGAGAGGGAAAATGGCACTTGATCATCAGCCAGtctgagcacctctataaaagcagatgatttagcaggtgtgtgttaacatagTGCCAGGGTGAAAAACAATCAGCGGTGATCTCATGAAAGCAACTGTTAGTGCCCATCAATTTGGGAAGGATTATAAACCAAACTATTGGAATGTCATCATTCTACAGTGAGATCGATTACTCACAAGTGAAAAACATTCAAGATAGATATAAATTTTCCCAGTGGTGGACATCACAGCAAAGTCACCACAAGGTCAGACCATACACTGCTCAGAAAAACTGAACAACTaaggcttgtttggaagggttgtcaggagaaagcctcttttcTCTAAagaagaacatggcagcatggctttggtttgcaaagttgcatctgaacaatccacaagacttctggaacaatctTATCAAAAGAggccaaagtggagatgttaaTCCAGTTGGTTGGAGAgaaccaactgtcaagcacggtggtggagggatgatggtttgggcttgttttgtagTCTCAGGACCTGAGCACCTTGTAGTCATTGAGTCGACTATGAACTCCTCAGTATACCAAGGTATTCAAATGTGAGGAGATGTCCCGAAAGCTAAATGTAGACTGaaattgggtcatgcaacagggctatgaccccaaacacagcagcaaatctacaacataatggctgaaaatgaaaggaatcaaggtgttgcaatggcccagtcaaagtccatgCCTCAATCTGACTAAAATGCTGTGGCGGGACCTGAAGAGACTGTGTGTAAAAGAATGCCTGCAagcctcaatgaactgaagcaacagcaacaacaacaaaaaaagaatgagCCAAAACTCTTCCACAGGGATGAGAGAGACTGATAGTCAAATGGAAAACTGTTACTTTAAGTTATTGGTGCTAAAGGTGATTCAGCAAGAAATTAGTTTTTCCACAGTGCTTatagattttgtttttggattagtttttgttaaataatgacACAGTGCAATATGTTatgttgttgttcatctgaagTTGTTATTTACCTAATTTTAAAACCAGGACTATAACATTTtttacatgcttttatttttatatatatatatatatatatatatatatatatatatatatataatttttttttttttttttttttttttttttttaataaaaccttGTAAAACCTGCTAGTATTAATGATAGCCACATAGTTCAGATTATGATCCATTTgtgtaattatgtttttttcctgctctgtcTTTCAGGCAACTTCAAGCCAGGTGTATATGCAGTTTCAGTGACTGGCAGACTACCTCCAGgtacattcaaacacatcaggGCACACACATAGGTTGGAATTGTCTTCTCACTTCATATGTTTCGATTGCTCATTATTCTCTTCTCTGAAGGCGTAGTGAGAGAGCTGAAAAGCAGAGGGGTGATCTACAAATCCAGAGACACGGCAGTAAAGACGTAAATCCTGCTGATTGTCCCCAGAGCTGGACCATACTGCTTCACCATGTCTGTGATGTCTTGTGGAAATGTTAAGTTTTTGGAGggtttttaaatttgaaaaaaacaaaacaaagattgCTGACACATAAGAAAAGGTAGATATATCTTATTTGTTTGAATAGTTTATGTGAAATAAAAACCTGTTTTataaaaaagtgagtgagtgtcttaaaataaatgaatacattgGATTTATATGCACCTGCAATCTGTGAATTAACTAAGCTTTCAGTGTCCCCGAGCGAGTGAACATGATCAGTTAATTTTTAATGGGACTAATCTGTCTACTGTGCAGAAGGGCACACAATGTGTGGTTTCTGACTGATGACCTTGAGCTGCGGTCCaaaatgatgatggtggtgaggTCTCTAAGAGGACTGTGGTTAGACTCAGAGTTCATTCAACCTTTCTGGAACAGATTGCTGATAAATGTTGACCAGAGAATACAAATAAACGCATCCACATTCATGACTAACCtggatatttatttgtttttaaaggcaCCTAAATTAGGTGGACCTTATTAGACCAAAAATGGTCTAAAATGGTTTTAGACCATTTTTGActtttcaatttattttattttttgaaggtTTTCTTCCTATTTAATCTTTATGTTTTCAACATATAATGTCAGTATTTCCACTCCTACAAGCcattatgtttgtttattttaaagttctttagcaaataataactagaaaatgcattttctaacgaaactgcagtgtggatgctgataGCTGAATGTTTTGAGCTGAAATGAAACAACTGCTGaatgttaagttaaaaatgttgaaggcgatgaaaaacacagaatgTTTCACTTGAAAGCAAAAGTGTAGAACTGTTGAAAGCTGATTTTCAGACAGGGGAAGAAGTTGAAAAGTAGCTGTAAAAGGTACAGTAGAAAAAGTTGagtaatgacaaaagaaaattcAGAGTCACAAAACATCTGAAGAAATATTTGAAACCTCATATATTTTAAGTCACCGAATGACTgaaatgtgggaaaatccacTACAGACAGTTAAATACTGTAAGTTTTAATCATCCGGTCAGAAAAGATGATTCTAAAAGTCATCAACTGACTCCACTGCCCAGATCTGAACCACCTGTGTGCAGAAGACAAATCCACCAATGAACAATGAGCTTGAATTTAACAGGCTAATCAGAATGCTGTATTTAGTTGGCCTGCACTAACTACTGGCATACTGTTATTCTGCGCAAAACCCTGTCAAATCTGCCTTGGTGCACCTGTTGAAAAACTGCTTCTAAATCCAAGACCCTAACTCTTGTCAAAATCAATTTGGAACCGCGAAGATCCCAAGGAATTGTTCTACACAACACtgtgttctttatgtttctgctGTCAAAGATTTGGTCACAGGAGCGATTCAAAAAGTGGGGTGATTCCTGCTGTTATAACAGACTCCTGACTGAAAATACAATGTAGTTCTATATGTCAGTTAGAAAGTTATCCATctacttggatccacacagtttaaaaagtttacatctCTGAGCTTTGGAAGACACGCTGTGGGAAAGAACAgtgatggctacgttttgagggtaaaatgatgcctgtagagcaaacactgtgcacacagcagcagttgaaacagaagtttttaagatgaatcttggcagagtgacagacagagctcattaggcaggcaggtgtgagcctggttgctatagcgACTCCAGCCAGTggcgccacacacacacacggacatccacagactcagtctgctgccgctttaaataaacagaaaagtgaACCCGAAACAAATACTTCCCAAGAAAAAACTATAAGttgtattgacaaaattctttcaccgtgagcgccagCAATGTCCAGTCCACCGAATTCTcaattttcatgcctgtggagtatGATATAGGGATGTGGTGACAGTGTGAAGACAGCTTGTACTTCTGATTTTTAGACGAATTTTgggagccattttaacattgttcTCTGTGGAAGAGCTGcagggaggaggctgtgcattggtgacatttatgaaagaaccataataCCTAttgcaataataataacatttgaCGAAAGAGGGCAaagatggctacgttttgagggtaaaatgatcaCTGTACACCGAacgctgtggacacagcaggaGTTTAAAGAGAAGACTTTAAGAtaaactagaaagtgcattttctgaagaaactgcagtgtgaatgcttgaatctgaatgtatgcactgaaatgaattaattgctgaatttaagttaaaaatgttgaatgagagaaaaaaaaactgaatttttaacctgaaaacaaaagtgctaaactgctaaaagctgaagtgcacaaagaagaagttggaaaatagctgaaagtcttttaaatgtaaattagaaaaacctaagtaatgagaaaagaaaatttagcgtcagaaaacatctgaataaatataaaaagttcatattctttgattaactgaatgactaaaatgtgatccctccacttggatccacagagtttaaaaagtttaaatgtctgagctttgaaagacacggtgctggaaagagaacaacgatggcgacgttttgagggtaaaatgatggctgtagagcaaacactgtggacacagcagcagttgaaagagaagtgtttaagatgaatcttggcacagtgagagacagagctcgttaggcaggcaggtgtgagcctggttgctatagtgactgcacccaatggctccatacacacggacacagacatgcacctcacttttgctgcttaaaatgaacagaaaagtcaagccgaaacaaatcgttcccaaatgaaaagtacaagtcgtattgacaaaattctttcaccgtgagcggcagcaatgtctagtctacctaattctcggttttcatgcctgtggagtttattatatggacgtggtgacagtgtaaagacaccatgctcttctgattttcaaacgaaccttctgagccattttaacattacagTCTAttgaagagttggagggagtaggctgtgctttggtgacatttatgaaagaaccataacacctagtacaatagtaaacacattggatgaaagaggacagcgatggcta is a window encoding:
- the supt4h1 gene encoding transcription elongation factor SPT4, which gives rise to MALETVPKDLRHLRACLLCSLVKTIDQFEYDGCDNCESYLQMKGNREMVYECTSSSFDGVIAMMSPEDSWVAKWQRIGNFKPGVYAVSVTGRLPPGVVRELKSRGVIYKSRDTAVKT